One Aegilops tauschii subsp. strangulata cultivar AL8/78 chromosome 7, Aet v6.0, whole genome shotgun sequence genomic window carries:
- the LOC109785474 gene encoding uncharacterized protein isoform X2 — MDSAGGDPFYVVRKGDVIGIYKNLADCQAQVSNSVCDPSVTVYKGYSLRKDTEEYLAARGLKNALYSINAADARDELFDDLAPCPFQQPDGTSTLKRPQETETGPSKKHPKVAEQELLPDSHLSCILEFDGACKGNPGKSGAGVVVRRSDGSVIAQLREGLGIATNNAAEYRALLLGLRYAAKKGFKYVRAQGDSKLVCNQVQDLWRVRNDNMADLCKKVKELKGNFLQFQINHVLREFNADADAQANFAVELPVGEIQEQSNFTC, encoded by the exons ATGGACTCTGCCGGCGGCGACCCGTTCTATGTCGTCCGCAAGGGGGATGTCATCGGCATCTACAAGAACCTCGCCGACTGCCAAGCTCAAGTCAGCAATTCG GTCTGCGATCCTTCTGTGACTGTGTACAAAGGCTATTCTCTCCGCAAAGACACCGAGGAGTATCTCGCGGCCCGTGGGTTGAAGAATGCTCTGTATTCCATTAATGCAGCAGATGCAAGAGATGAATTGTTTGATGATCTGGCTCCCTGCCCTTTCCAG CAACCTGATGGAACCTCTACTTTGAAAAGGCCACAGGAGACG GAAACCGGACCATCAAAGAAGCATCCCAAAGTCGCTGAACAGGAGCTATTACCTGATAGTCAT CTATCCTGCATTCTTGAATTTGATGGTGCATGCAAAGGAAATCCCGGGAAATCAGGCGCCGGTGTAGTAGTAAGGCGGTCAGATGGATCTGTG ATTGCTCAACTACGTGAGGGTTTGGGTATTGCAACGAATAACGCTGCTGAATATCGTGCATTGCTCCTGGGGTTGAGATATGCTGCTAAGAAGGGATTCAAGTATGTTCGTGCTCAAGGCGATTCTAAGCTTGTCTGTAACCAG GTTCAAGATCTCTGGCGTGTTAGGAATGATAATATGGCTGACTTGTGCAAGAAAGTCAAGGAACTGAAGGGAAATTTTCTTCAGTTTCAAATCAACCATGTGTTGAGG GAATTTAATGCGGATGCTGATGCCCAAGCTAATTTTGCTGTTGAACTTCCTG TTGGTGAAATTCAAGAGCAGTCAAACTTCACATGCTAG
- the LOC109785474 gene encoding uncharacterized protein isoform X1 — protein sequence MRSCYSSSSLCGISRAAWRHAVAGTLTLSGIRNQHHHQHSLRYLPLRPPVPPIALGLAERFFSSSSPKRSTKRSAAKKGTPPPMDSAGGDPFYVVRKGDVIGIYKNLADCQAQVSNSVCDPSVTVYKGYSLRKDTEEYLAARGLKNALYSINAADARDELFDDLAPCPFQQPDGTSTLKRPQETETGPSKKHPKVAEQELLPDSHLSCILEFDGACKGNPGKSGAGVVVRRSDGSVIAQLREGLGIATNNAAEYRALLLGLRYAAKKGFKYVRAQGDSKLVCNQVQDLWRVRNDNMADLCKKVKELKGNFLQFQINHVLREFNADADAQANFAVELPVGEIQEQSNFTC from the exons ATGAGGAGTTgctattcttcttcttctctctgTGGGATTTCCAGAGCGGCGTGGAGGCACGCGGTGGCCGGCACCCTGACTCTGAGCGGCATCCGCAACCAACACCACCACCAGCACAGTCTGCGCTACCTGCCCCTCAGGCCTCCCGTGCCGCCTATTGCCCTTGGCCTTGCTGAGCgcttcttctcttcctcctcaCCCAAGCGCTCCACCAAGAGATCCGCGGCGAAGAAGGGCACGCCGCCGCCGATGGACTCTGCCGGCGGCGACCCGTTCTATGTCGTCCGCAAGGGGGATGTCATCGGCATCTACAAGAACCTCGCCGACTGCCAAGCTCAAGTCAGCAATTCG GTCTGCGATCCTTCTGTGACTGTGTACAAAGGCTATTCTCTCCGCAAAGACACCGAGGAGTATCTCGCGGCCCGTGGGTTGAAGAATGCTCTGTATTCCATTAATGCAGCAGATGCAAGAGATGAATTGTTTGATGATCTGGCTCCCTGCCCTTTCCAG CAACCTGATGGAACCTCTACTTTGAAAAGGCCACAGGAGACG GAAACCGGACCATCAAAGAAGCATCCCAAAGTCGCTGAACAGGAGCTATTACCTGATAGTCAT CTATCCTGCATTCTTGAATTTGATGGTGCATGCAAAGGAAATCCCGGGAAATCAGGCGCCGGTGTAGTAGTAAGGCGGTCAGATGGATCTGTG ATTGCTCAACTACGTGAGGGTTTGGGTATTGCAACGAATAACGCTGCTGAATATCGTGCATTGCTCCTGGGGTTGAGATATGCTGCTAAGAAGGGATTCAAGTATGTTCGTGCTCAAGGCGATTCTAAGCTTGTCTGTAACCAG GTTCAAGATCTCTGGCGTGTTAGGAATGATAATATGGCTGACTTGTGCAAGAAAGTCAAGGAACTGAAGGGAAATTTTCTTCAGTTTCAAATCAACCATGTGTTGAGG GAATTTAATGCGGATGCTGATGCCCAAGCTAATTTTGCTGTTGAACTTCCTG TTGGTGAAATTCAAGAGCAGTCAAACTTCACATGCTAG
- the LOC141026631 gene encoding uncharacterized protein encodes MSMPPPPSPPPPHPGSGTGGAPRTPATPVTQPSNPALLTPSVFNRGALFVFDAGASTSTAPPPVSPLAGIFINQHVPIVLSLNPPNFSHWRTLFEVMFQKQAVGDHLSRPPRPQDPYWLQDDAHIVSWLYNRVTPEVFDLIHQRGATAAAVWSSICNLFLENAEHQVVVLSTEFRRIEQGGSSILSFFARLKDCADRLAELGATVNDRDQVLNMIRGLHPRFRYAVPILTMQTPFPSLLRCRAFLLLEESRLAADTTTDTALHAARAPANANNPGGPAATGQGGGANRGRGGGRRGRGRGNNSGGGTQAPRPTAPAPAPWTGMVHAWPMPWRPHAPGSGILGPCPGGAVPFAGSATHHATAPGTYNTAPPTAWYPAVPPHPLYNVAPAPAPPPSSSTSASDQSALIAALNNMTVQQQQPSPPSSDWYLDTGASSHMASSSGILSSANPCYSHRIVVGNGSSLAVTHTGHTTISTSHSPLHLNNILVSPHLIKNLLSVKALARGNPVNVEFDDLGFSFKDRRTRKVILRCNDAGDELYPMPYTPPTHAHHALTAVSRDLWHQRLGHPAVDSLDRTLRPSVITPEPSTTGVC; translated from the coding sequence ATGTCGATGCCACCACCTCCTTCACCTCCTCCCCCACATCCTGGCAGTGGCACTGGCGGCGCACCCCGCACGCCGGCCACGCCGGTGACCCAGCCTTCCAACCCAGCTCTCCTGACCCCCTCCGTCTTCAACCGCGGAGCGCTCTTTGTCTTCGATGCCGGCGCCTCCACCTCCACAGCGCCGCCGCCTGTCTCTCCATTGGCGGGCATCTTCATCAACCAGCACGTCCCAATCGTGCTGTCGCTAAACCCTCCCAATTTCTCCCACTGGCGTACCTTGTTTGAGGTTATGTTCCAGAAGCAGGCGGTAGGCGACCACCTCAGCAGACCGCCGCGGCCCCAGGACCCGTACTGGCTCCAGGATGATGCCCACATCGTCTCATGGTTGTACAACCGCGTCACTCCGGAGGTGTTCGACTTGATCCACCAGCGCGGCGCCACGGCCGCCGCCGTCTGGAGCTCCATCTGCAACCTCTTCCTAGAGAACGCCGAGCATCAGGTGGTGGTGCTCTCCACCGAGTTCCGGCGCATCGAGCAAGGCGGCTCCTCCATCCTCTCCTTCTTCGCGCGTCTCAAAGACTGCGCCGATCGCCTCGCCGAGCTCGGTGCCACCGTCAACGACCGCGACCAGGTTCTCAACATGATCCGTGGGCTTCACCCCCGGTTCAGGTATGCCGTGCCAATTCTCACCATGCAGACTCCCTTCCCGTCGCTCCTGCGTTGCCGTGCCTTTCTTCTTCTTGAGGAGAGCCGGCTCGCCGCCGACACCACCACCGACACGGCTCTCCATGCTGCTCGGGCCCCCGCCAACGCCAACAATCCTGGGGGCCCCGCTGCTACTGGACAGGGCGGCGGCGCCAACCGCGGACGTGGCGGTGGTCGACGCGGCCGCGGGAGGGGCAACAACTCCGGCGGGGGCACCCAAGCTCCTCGTCCTACTGCTCCCGCACCCGCTCCATGGACCGGCATGGTGCACGCATGGCCCATGCCATGGCGCCCCCACGCCCCCGGCTCCGGCATCCTTGGGCCATGCCCCGGAGGGGCTGTTCCGTTCGCCGGCTCGGCCACACACCACGCGACCGCGCCCGGCACCTACAACACTGCCCCGCCCACTGCCTGGTACCCGGCCGTGCCCCCACACCCGCTCTACAACGTCGCGCCCGCGCCTGCTCCCCCGCCCTCGTCCTCAACCTCGGCGTCGGACCAGAGCGCCCTCATCGCCGCGCTCAACAACATGAcagtgcagcagcagcagccgtcTCCCCCGAGCAGCGACTGGTACCTGGACACAGGTGCTTCGTCGCACATGGCGTCGTCGTCAGGTATTCTCTCCTCCGCAAACCCTTGCTACTCTCATCGCATAGTAGTCGGCAACGGATCGTCGCTTGCAGTAACGCACACCGGTCACACCACCATATCTACATCCCACTCCCCGCTCCACCTCAATAACATCCTCGTCTCTCCCCATCTCATCAAAAACCTACTCTCTGTCAAAGCTCTCGCCCGTGGTAACCCAGTtaatgtggagtttgatgatcTTGGCTTCTCTTTCAAGGATCGAAGAACGAGGAAGGTGATCCTCCGCTGTAATGACGCTGGCGACGAGCTCTACCCCATGCCGTACACGCCACCAACCCATGCTCACCACGCGCTCACCGCGGTCTCGCGTGACCTGTGGCACCAACGCCTAGGTCATCCGGCCGTCGACTCCCTCGACCGGACCCTGCGCCCCTCCGTCATCACCCCAGAACCCAGCACCACCGGCGTGTGTTAG